The Candidatus Chlorobium masyuteum genome contains a region encoding:
- a CDS encoding OadG family transporter subunit: MTTIQQILPIDLSAITSGHLVMAVTGYSVVFLSLFLLALLFSVIPKVLSWNIRRTFDDEGDEAKKALAGNMIPGEVSAAISVAISLYLSELHDQDTAILTIKKVGKSYTPWNSKIYNVINFKGFQR, translated from the coding sequence ATGACTACCATCCAGCAAATTTTACCGATTGATCTATCGGCTATAACAAGCGGACATCTGGTGATGGCCGTCACCGGCTACAGTGTTGTCTTTCTGTCGCTCTTTCTGCTCGCCCTTCTCTTCAGTGTAATACCAAAAGTGCTCTCCTGGAATATCAGAAGAACATTTGACGATGAGGGTGATGAAGCAAAAAAAGCTCTGGCAGGAAACATGATTCCCGGAGAGGTGAGCGCAGCAATCAGTGTTGCCATCTCGCTCTATCTCAGTGAGCTTCACGATCAGGATACAGCAATTCTGACGATCAAAAAAGTCGGCAAAAGCTATACTCCGTGGAATTCGAAAATCTACAACGTCATTAATTTCAAAGGGTTTCAACGATGA
- a CDS encoding acyl-CoA carboxylase subunit beta produces MKRLIAEREKARLGGGEKRIEAQHKKGKFTARERVNMLLDEGSFEEYDMFVTHRTTDFGLDKENFLSDGVITGHGTIDGRLVYLFAQDFTVLGGSLSETNALKICKVMDQAMKVGAPFIGINDSGGARIQEGVRSLAGYGSIFQRNVMASGVIPQISAIFGPCAGGAVYSPALTDFVVMVEKTSHMFVTGPKVVKTVTGESITEEDLGGASVHATKSGVTHFVGEDEMEGILLIKKLLSYLPQNNLEEPPQAFCNDPADRLDDKLNSIIPEKPSIPYDIKDIIYSIADNGEFLEVQRQYARNIVVGFVTFNGISTGIVANQPNYLAGCLDIDASRKAARFVRFCDAFNIPLVSLVDVPGFLPGSAQEFDGIITNGAKLLFAYAEATVPKITVILRKAYGGAYIVMSSKMLRGDINYAWPTAEIAVMGPIGAIEVLMNRDLNAIEDLEERARFVAENAAEYREKFANPYQAAKFGYIDDIIEPRNTRFRIIRALQTLSTKKDQNPPKKHSTIPL; encoded by the coding sequence ATGAAACGCTTGATTGCCGAACGCGAAAAAGCCCGCCTCGGAGGTGGAGAAAAACGCATAGAAGCGCAACATAAAAAAGGGAAGTTTACAGCCCGCGAACGAGTCAACATGCTGCTTGACGAAGGGAGTTTTGAAGAGTATGATATGTTTGTCACCCACCGGACAACCGATTTCGGCCTTGACAAAGAGAACTTTCTTTCAGACGGCGTCATTACCGGTCACGGAACCATTGACGGGCGCCTGGTCTATCTGTTCGCACAGGATTTTACGGTGCTTGGTGGTTCGCTGTCAGAAACCAACGCGCTGAAAATCTGCAAGGTGATGGACCAGGCAATGAAGGTGGGCGCACCATTTATAGGCATAAACGACAGCGGCGGGGCAAGAATCCAGGAGGGTGTAAGGAGTCTTGCCGGCTATGGCAGCATTTTCCAGAGAAATGTCATGGCATCCGGGGTCATTCCCCAGATATCGGCAATTTTCGGGCCCTGTGCAGGCGGCGCAGTTTACTCTCCTGCGCTTACTGATTTCGTGGTCATGGTCGAAAAAACCAGTCATATGTTTGTCACCGGTCCAAAAGTGGTCAAAACCGTAACCGGTGAGTCCATTACCGAAGAGGATCTGGGCGGAGCTTCGGTGCATGCAACAAAGTCAGGCGTCACCCATTTTGTCGGCGAAGATGAAATGGAGGGAATACTTTTGATCAAAAAGCTGTTGAGTTACCTGCCGCAGAACAATCTTGAGGAACCGCCCCAGGCATTCTGTAATGACCCGGCAGATCGTCTTGACGACAAACTGAATTCCATCATACCCGAAAAGCCGTCAATCCCTTACGACATCAAGGATATCATCTATTCGATTGCCGATAATGGAGAGTTTCTTGAAGTTCAGCGGCAATATGCACGAAACATTGTGGTCGGCTTTGTGACCTTCAATGGGATCTCAACAGGGATTGTTGCCAATCAGCCCAACTACCTGGCTGGATGTCTTGACATTGATGCATCACGCAAGGCGGCAAGGTTTGTCCGGTTCTGTGATGCCTTCAATATCCCTCTTGTTTCGCTTGTTGATGTTCCCGGCTTCCTTCCCGGCAGTGCTCAGGAGTTTGACGGCATTATCACCAACGGAGCAAAACTGCTTTTTGCCTATGCAGAAGCTACGGTGCCGAAAATCACCGTGATTCTCCGCAAAGCCTATGGCGGCGCATACATCGTCATGAGTTCCAAAATGCTCCGTGGAGATATCAACTATGCCTGGCCAACTGCTGAAATTGCTGTCATGGGCCCGATAGGCGCCATTGAGGTGCTCATGAACAGAGATCTGAACGCTATTGAAGATCTCGAAGAACGTGCACGGTTTGTTGCAGAAAACGCAGCGGAGTATCGTGAAAAATTCGCCAACCCTTATCAGGCAGCAAAATTCGGATATATCGACGATATCATTGAACCACGCAATACCCGTTTCAGAATAATCCGTGCTCTTCAGACGCTCTCGACCAAAAAAGATCAAAACCCTCCGAAAAAGCACTCGACCATTCCACTGTAA
- a CDS encoding sodium ion-translocating decarboxylase subunit beta translates to MDGLVQFLDYSGFSNITPGHLLMILVGMLFIYLAIRFEYQPILLVPIGFGILIGNTPFIEHGGMALGIYEDGSVMNYLYQGVLKGVFPPLIFLGIGAMTDFSPLISNPKLILLGAAAQLGIFMTYIGAISLGFTNPEAASIGIIGGADGPTAIYLSSRLAPHLVGSIAIAAYTYMALVPLIQPPIMRLLTTQKERRIKMKPPRSVTRMEKVMFPVFALLLTGFISPGSLPLLGMLFLGNLLKESMVTKRLADTARNAMIDIVTIILGVTIGASTQATTFLTRSSVLIFILGATAFMFSTAGGILFARFMNLFLREGNKINPLIGAAGVAAVPESARVAQIEGLKADPTNHLIMHAMAPNVAGVIGSAVAAGIMMSFLL, encoded by the coding sequence ATGGATGGACTTGTACAGTTTTTAGATTACTCCGGTTTTTCCAACATCACCCCGGGCCATCTGTTGATGATTCTGGTTGGAATGCTTTTCATCTATCTGGCCATCCGGTTTGAATATCAACCGATTCTTCTGGTTCCGATAGGGTTCGGTATACTGATCGGCAATACCCCGTTTATTGAGCATGGGGGCATGGCTCTCGGCATCTATGAGGATGGCAGTGTCATGAACTATCTCTATCAGGGTGTGCTGAAAGGCGTGTTCCCTCCCCTGATTTTTCTCGGAATCGGAGCAATGACCGATTTCTCACCCCTGATCTCAAACCCCAAGCTTATCCTCCTCGGAGCAGCGGCCCAGCTCGGCATTTTCATGACCTATATCGGAGCTATCTCCCTTGGATTCACCAATCCGGAAGCCGCTTCAATCGGTATTATCGGGGGAGCTGACGGTCCGACAGCAATCTATCTCTCCTCCCGGCTTGCGCCTCATCTCGTCGGTTCCATCGCTATTGCTGCCTATACCTATATGGCGCTTGTTCCGCTGATTCAACCACCGATCATGCGCCTTCTGACTACACAGAAAGAGCGCAGAATAAAAATGAAACCGCCACGCTCGGTTACCAGGATGGAAAAGGTCATGTTTCCTGTTTTTGCGCTGCTCCTGACCGGATTCATCTCCCCCGGTTCCCTTCCGCTGCTCGGTATGCTGTTTCTGGGAAATCTGCTCAAGGAGTCGATGGTGACCAAACGTCTTGCCGATACGGCCAGAAACGCCATGATCGACATCGTGACCATCATTCTTGGTGTGACAATCGGAGCCTCAACCCAGGCGACAACCTTTCTTACCCGCAGTTCAGTGCTTATTTTCATCCTTGGAGCAACTGCTTTCATGTTCTCTACGGCGGGAGGGATCCTTTTTGCACGGTTCATGAACCTCTTTCTCAGGGAAGGAAACAAAATCAACCCGCTCATCGGAGCTGCAGGTGTTGCTGCTGTACCGGAAAGTGCCAGGGTAGCCCAGATTGAGGGACTGAAAGCCGATCCGACCAATCACCTGATCATGCATGCCATGGCACCAAATGTCGCAGGAGTGATCGGTTCAGCCGTTGCTGCCGGTATCATGATGAGTTTCCTGTTGTAA
- a CDS encoding AfsA-related hotdog domain-containing protein, protein MSKHAVNSGLIHELRIPIQTQPVTRLPIQRSIKRTKKEPGVLTHNPGKKAFTLFFNGDNLPVEATTLQAVSVDSVEEASEYLLLLGETCEIYLSVEYRIDNPELYASLRSLSYPSLSDWPSLAVERAVFLMQKLPFDLKSLVKSPIAITSDDQLPGRIDQKFVHKKNKANVLVSEIFSAGKLIYFNMLDDTDELIFDHASDHVQGMLMLEALRQGAVAMTHILGLSFDGQLALLNYNTNFFHYLERDTPVVLRAFGSFARDEKSEDRNITVYIQVMQWGKVCADATLTACAFGSTQRYQQQKERIEKISSRSKMQFKAKVSRIHEVQSTLKCA, encoded by the coding sequence ATGAGCAAGCATGCAGTGAACAGTGGTCTTATCCATGAATTACGGATACCCATTCAGACTCAGCCGGTAACTCGGCTGCCGATACAGCGGAGTATCAAACGGACCAAAAAAGAGCCGGGCGTTCTTACCCATAATCCGGGAAAAAAAGCATTCACCCTTTTTTTTAACGGGGATAATCTTCCTGTTGAGGCAACAACTCTTCAGGCTGTTTCTGTTGACTCCGTTGAAGAGGCCTCAGAGTATCTGCTGCTCCTTGGTGAAACATGCGAGATTTATCTCTCTGTAGAATATCGTATCGACAATCCGGAACTCTATGCTTCACTCAGATCCCTCTCCTATCCCTCTCTGAGTGATTGGCCATCCCTTGCTGTTGAGAGGGCTGTCTTTTTGATGCAGAAGCTCCCTTTTGACCTGAAAAGCCTCGTAAAGAGTCCTATTGCCATAACCTCGGATGATCAGTTGCCCGGGAGGATCGACCAGAAATTTGTGCATAAAAAAAACAAAGCCAATGTTCTCGTTTCAGAGATCTTTTCTGCCGGAAAGCTGATCTATTTCAATATGCTTGACGATACTGATGAGCTGATTTTCGATCATGCTTCGGACCATGTACAGGGAATGCTGATGCTTGAAGCTTTGAGGCAGGGGGCAGTCGCCATGACACATATTCTGGGGCTCTCTTTTGACGGACAACTTGCGCTGCTGAACTATAATACTAATTTTTTTCATTATCTTGAGCGGGACACTCCGGTTGTGCTCCGGGCGTTTGGCAGTTTTGCCCGGGACGAGAAATCTGAAGACAGGAATATTACGGTCTATATCCAGGTGATGCAGTGGGGGAAGGTTTGCGCTGACGCTACCCTGACCGCCTGTGCTTTCGGGAGTACCCAGCGGTACCAGCAGCAGAAAGAGCGGATTGAAAAAATATCATCAAGAAGCAAAATGCAGTTCAAAGCAAAAGTCAGCAGGATTCATGAAGTTCAATCTACTCTGAAATGCGCGTAG
- a CDS encoding biotin/lipoyl-containing protein yields MRKYKFTISGNRYNVEIKSFEENSAEIEVNGTSYQVELGQEIKRPQTPKLVRYTPPTPPKPPEPLITQGLSIIKAPLPGTIIALMVQVGSPVKREEPILVLEAMKMENNIFAEKAGTVKSVRVAVGDTVMQGDILIEIE; encoded by the coding sequence ATGAGGAAATATAAATTCACAATCAGCGGAAACCGCTACAATGTCGAAATTAAATCCTTTGAGGAGAACAGTGCCGAAATAGAGGTAAACGGCACATCCTATCAGGTAGAGCTGGGTCAGGAGATCAAGCGACCGCAGACCCCGAAACTGGTCCGCTACACTCCGCCAACCCCGCCAAAACCGCCGGAACCGCTCATCACCCAGGGGTTGAGCATCATAAAGGCACCGCTTCCCGGTACCATTATTGCCCTCATGGTCCAGGTGGGCTCACCGGTTAAACGGGAAGAGCCGATACTGGTACTGGAAGCGATGAAAATGGAGAACAATATTTTTGCAGAAAAAGCCGGTACAGTCAAAAGTGTCAGGGTAGCGGTAGGCGACACAGTCATGCAGGGTGATATCCTGATAGAAATTGAATAA
- a CDS encoding ATP-binding response regulator, producing the protein MKLLSYIKKSIREGTQVSKFNTLAAALLGAPAHFFFYFTFKYGFHLPYENFTLRLIATLLCLSVLFKDRFPEFINRNFPWFWHAFLIFVLPFIFTVNLVMNNFHELWLYWEIFMLFVLISFVPNWLMFLIDLIIGVAGAILLYFLSVPHIELHPTFNIPLYAIVITFTIVAGIGFSYSNKKGIMALERNNALQALAGGIAHEMRNPLGQIRYNFDAIQQELPFYHPESDFSSIPVSGVERIYQRVAQGQMAVNRGIQVIEMILEEVKDSASSKSTFSFYSISAVTHKALDEYSYESEEERQKVHFQDGEDFMFRGAENMFIFVLFNLILNALYFLRSFPGGRIDIRLQPGESLNRLYVRDNGPGVSSENLGKLFDPFFTSGRKGGTGLGLAFCKRVMRSFGGDIICNSVHGEFTEFVLSFPVLADSEIADYEALLYTESRLSLSGKRFLLADDNPEILAMIRRYLLPLGVDIDEAFTGSEVMEMIESERYDLLLVDLNLPVLDAFELAYRIRGSGKHLPVVAYTAEPSYILLGRAEKSGIQGLLSLPIALADLLHLVTASIKENPAILQGSLGGKTLLVVDDSAVNRMIIRNILQKFRLTIVEAVNGQEAMDTLENHHCDLMLMDLQMPVLDGLETAKRIRSGQWDYRNIPIIGMSGNSDPETVQHAMLSGMNDYLLKPLDNRLLLKKVVALI; encoded by the coding sequence TTGAAGCTGTTATCCTACATAAAAAAGAGTATCAGGGAAGGCACCCAGGTATCAAAATTCAATACCCTTGCTGCCGCTTTGCTTGGTGCACCGGCTCATTTCTTTTTTTACTTCACCTTCAAGTACGGATTTCATCTTCCTTATGAAAATTTCACCCTTCGTCTGATTGCAACCCTTCTCTGTCTTTCCGTGTTATTCAAAGACCGATTTCCTGAATTTATAAATCGTAATTTCCCCTGGTTCTGGCACGCTTTTCTCATTTTTGTTCTCCCCTTTATTTTTACGGTCAATCTTGTCATGAATAATTTCCATGAGCTCTGGCTCTACTGGGAAATTTTCATGCTCTTTGTGTTGATATCGTTTGTGCCCAACTGGCTGATGTTTCTCATCGACCTCATTATCGGTGTTGCCGGTGCCATTCTCTTATATTTTCTCTCGGTACCTCACATTGAACTCCATCCGACCTTCAATATTCCCCTTTATGCCATTGTAATCACCTTTACCATTGTTGCCGGTATCGGGTTCAGCTACAGTAACAAAAAAGGGATAATGGCTCTCGAAAGAAACAATGCCCTGCAGGCTCTTGCCGGGGGAATCGCTCATGAGATGCGCAATCCTCTCGGGCAGATACGCTATAATTTTGATGCCATTCAGCAGGAGCTTCCGTTCTATCATCCCGAGAGTGATTTTTCTTCGATTCCGGTCAGCGGTGTCGAACGAATCTATCAACGGGTTGCCCAGGGGCAGATGGCCGTTAACCGGGGTATACAGGTTATTGAGATGATTCTTGAAGAGGTGAAGGATAGCGCCTCTTCAAAGAGCACCTTTTCCTTTTATTCCATATCTGCGGTCACTCATAAGGCGCTTGATGAGTACAGTTATGAATCGGAGGAGGAGCGTCAGAAAGTGCATTTTCAGGACGGGGAAGACTTTATGTTTCGGGGTGCGGAGAACATGTTCATCTTTGTGCTCTTTAATCTCATCCTCAATGCGCTCTATTTTTTACGATCATTTCCCGGCGGTCGTATTGATATTCGCCTGCAGCCCGGAGAGAGTCTGAACAGGCTTTATGTAAGGGACAACGGCCCGGGTGTCTCATCGGAAAATCTCGGAAAACTGTTTGATCCGTTTTTTACCTCAGGAAGAAAGGGCGGAACCGGTCTTGGTCTTGCCTTCTGCAAACGGGTTATGCGCTCTTTCGGCGGAGATATTATATGCAACTCTGTGCATGGTGAGTTTACCGAATTTGTGTTGAGTTTTCCCGTGCTTGCCGACTCTGAAATTGCCGACTATGAGGCGTTGCTCTACACGGAAAGCCGTCTCTCTTTATCAGGGAAGCGCTTTCTTCTGGCAGATGATAACCCTGAGATTCTTGCCATGATCCGCCGCTATCTTCTTCCTCTTGGAGTTGATATTGATGAGGCATTCACCGGCAGTGAGGTTATGGAGATGATTGAATCGGAACGATATGATCTGCTGCTTGTCGACCTTAATCTGCCGGTTCTTGATGCTTTTGAGCTTGCATACAGAATCAGGGGAAGCGGTAAACATCTGCCGGTAGTCGCCTATACTGCAGAGCCTTCGTATATTCTCCTTGGAAGGGCGGAAAAGTCAGGCATACAGGGACTGCTCTCTCTGCCGATTGCGCTTGCCGATCTTTTGCATCTGGTGACAGCATCCATCAAGGAAAATCCGGCGATACTGCAGGGCTCACTTGGCGGCAAAACGCTGCTCGTGGTTGATGATTCCGCAGTTAACCGCATGATTATCAGAAACATCCTTCAGAAGTTCCGTTTAACGATTGTTGAGGCGGTAAATGGTCAGGAAGCGATGGATACGCTTGAAAACCATCACTGCGATCTGATGCTGATGGATCTGCAGATGCCTGTTCTTGACGGTCTTGAAACGGCAAAGCGCATCCGTTCAGGACAATGGGATTACAGAAATATCCCTATCATTGGCATGAGCGGGAACTCGGATCCGGAAACTGTTCAGCATGCCATGCTCTCGGGAATGAACGATTATCTCCTCAAACCTCTTGACAACAGGCTGCTCTTGAAGAAAGTCGTTGCTCTGATATGA
- the hemB gene encoding porphobilinogen synthase, whose translation MSQLDLLNIVHRPRRLRKSAAIRNLVQEKTLTVNDLVYPLFVCPGTNVVEEVASMPGSFRYSIDKAVKECQELWDLGIQSIDLFGIPEQKTEDGSESYNEKGIIQEALRAIKAKVPDLCIMTDVALDPFTPFGHDGLVRDGIILNDETVEVLCKMAISHANAGADFVSPSDMMDGRIGAIRESLDDAGFSDIGILSYAAKYASSFYGPFRDALHSAPQFGDKTTYQMNPGNTDEAMKEIELDIMEGADIVMVKPGLAYLDIVWRTKERFDVPVAIYHVSGEYSMVKAAAERGWIDEKRVMMESLLCMKRAGGDLIFTYYAKEAAKLLR comes from the coding sequence ATGAGCCAGCTCGATTTACTCAATATTGTCCACCGCCCAAGAAGACTGCGCAAATCTGCTGCGATCAGAAACCTTGTGCAGGAAAAAACTCTGACGGTCAACGATCTTGTCTATCCGCTCTTTGTCTGCCCGGGAACCAATGTTGTTGAAGAGGTCGCCTCCATGCCCGGAAGCTTCCGTTACTCCATCGACAAAGCAGTGAAAGAGTGCCAGGAGCTCTGGGATCTCGGCATCCAGTCAATCGACCTGTTCGGTATTCCCGAACAGAAAACCGAGGATGGCAGCGAATCATATAACGAAAAGGGCATCATTCAGGAGGCTCTGCGTGCAATCAAGGCAAAGGTGCCTGATCTGTGCATCATGACCGATGTTGCGCTCGACCCGTTTACCCCTTTCGGACATGACGGTCTGGTAAGGGACGGCATCATACTCAACGACGAAACAGTCGAAGTACTCTGTAAAATGGCGATCTCCCATGCCAATGCCGGAGCTGATTTCGTATCACCGAGCGACATGATGGACGGCCGTATCGGCGCAATCCGTGAATCGCTTGACGATGCAGGCTTCTCCGATATCGGCATTCTCTCCTATGCTGCCAAATACGCATCAAGTTTTTATGGCCCGTTCCGCGATGCCCTGCACTCCGCACCCCAGTTCGGAGATAAAACAACCTATCAGATGAACCCCGGCAACACCGATGAAGCGATGAAAGAGATTGAACTCGACATCATGGAAGGTGCTGATATCGTCATGGTTAAACCCGGTCTTGCCTATCTCGACATCGTCTGGCGCACCAAAGAGCGCTTTGATGTTCCTGTGGCCATCTACCACGTCTCGGGAGAATACTCCATGGTCAAGGCTGCTGCAGAACGTGGATGGATCGATGAAAAAAGGGTCATGATGGAGTCGCTTCTCTGCATGAAACGTGCCGGTGGCGACCTTATCTTTACCTACTATGCCAAAGAGGCTGCCAAATTACTTCGTTGA
- a CDS encoding FAD-dependent oxidoreductase, with the protein MRVAVVGGGISGIAAAFYLTRRNIKVDLYEAEERIGGRIGSELLNGRWLDFGGKNVGKNYRLFRDFVGACGLHDYEYFGFNTSQIVDGKVVKINKEGAKLLNTLRFMRLCGLDGIRKLYPHVQAIQKDRSEGVLNSDYFIRVAEQYDHLSLAGYLKEPCVSHVVRPVTVRMNGAEPDECYPGNFGSNLALVLDSYEQLKTGMHGMLDAFQDFAVNGSLRILSGHRVTSLSRDPGSPLIKLGYLHEGVAGTAAYDRVISALPAIRLSVLLDSLLPDASALLRKVRYYPVAIAIVKYHRAVFTSSQRAMVFDHTYPLSNAGAYGINDLDLVRYTFSGRVARSVISGSSVPEEVISLGEKIAGPWFTISDNKRESFAYRYIAEGLCAYSPMHHRLLHEIDQKLDQFAGFGATGDYRRGASIEACFRAAGECVDKLLDGVH; encoded by the coding sequence ATGCGCGTAGCCGTAGTCGGAGGAGGGATTTCAGGGATTGCTGCCGCTTTTTACCTTACCCGGCGCAATATCAAGGTCGATCTCTACGAAGCTGAAGAGCGTATAGGCGGCAGGATCGGCAGTGAATTGCTGAATGGCCGCTGGCTTGATTTCGGAGGCAAGAATGTCGGTAAAAATTACCGCCTTTTCCGTGACTTTGTTGGCGCATGCGGTTTGCATGATTATGAGTATTTCGGTTTCAATACATCGCAGATTGTTGACGGAAAGGTTGTCAAAATCAACAAGGAGGGGGCGAAACTGCTCAACACCCTCCGCTTTATGCGTTTATGCGGTCTTGACGGCATCCGGAAGCTTTATCCGCATGTTCAGGCCATTCAGAAGGACCGCAGCGAGGGAGTACTCAACAGTGACTATTTCATCAGAGTTGCTGAACAGTATGACCACCTCTCACTGGCCGGTTATTTGAAAGAGCCCTGTGTAAGTCATGTTGTAAGGCCGGTTACCGTTCGCATGAATGGTGCGGAGCCGGATGAGTGTTATCCGGGAAATTTCGGATCAAACCTCGCTCTTGTGCTCGACAGCTATGAGCAGTTGAAAACCGGCATGCATGGAATGCTCGATGCCTTTCAGGATTTTGCTGTAAATGGTTCGCTCCGTATTCTTTCCGGCCACAGGGTCACGTCACTTTCCCGCGATCCGGGCTCACCGCTCATCAAGCTGGGTTACCTGCATGAAGGTGTTGCCGGAACGGCAGCGTATGATCGTGTAATTTCCGCACTGCCTGCCATCCGGTTGAGTGTGCTTCTTGATTCTCTGCTGCCGGATGCTTCAGCCCTGCTCCGGAAAGTCCGGTATTATCCTGTAGCGATTGCCATTGTGAAATACCATCGTGCGGTTTTTACCTCATCGCAGCGTGCCATGGTGTTCGACCACACCTATCCGCTGAGTAATGCCGGAGCATACGGTATCAATGATCTGGATCTGGTGCGTTATACCTTTAGCGGAAGGGTAGCGCGTTCGGTTATTTCAGGCTCCTCGGTTCCTGAAGAGGTTATCTCCCTCGGTGAGAAAATTGCCGGACCATGGTTTACCATCAGCGACAACAAAAGAGAGTCCTTTGCATACCGCTATATCGCTGAAGGATTGTGTGCCTATTCGCCTATGCATCACCGGCTGCTTCATGAGATTGATCAAAAGCTTGATCAGTTTGCCGGATTCGGCGCAACCGGCGATTATCGACGGGGAGCCTCTATCGAAGCATGCTTCAGGGCTGCCGGCGAGTGCGTTGACAAACTACTTGACGGAGTGCATTGA